The Pempheris klunzingeri isolate RE-2024b chromosome 15, fPemKlu1.hap1, whole genome shotgun sequence genome contains the following window.
TAATACCAAAGTGAACAAGCAGCAAATAAGATGCAGTGTATGTAGAACTTACCTGTCACCTCCAGTTGTTTCTGGGTCCTGCAGTTCAAAGCTGCCATAACTGTACACTCCTCCTGGTGTTGAGACATGTTTCCGTGGGACAAACCCAACAATCTGTTCTGGAAATTGCTGTGGAACCAAAGACAGAACAGCTAATTCTATAGCTGCTTATGTCTATCACAATCTGTATGGTGCATTTAAAAGTATCACATAATACCAAtgcagttttaatttttttaaaattcaattatcAAGTTAATCCAAATGTAATTTAGATTCTGAACGTTTCATCACTGTTATCTACATCATCCTTGAACTTATTACCTTCCAGACGGAAAAAGCAAAACTGATGTCAGGAACACTGACCAGGGTGTCATCATCCAGCATCAGCACAGCTAAGGATAAGAGcaaaaatcaaactgaaaaaaaaaaagttgtagcagacatacatgcatacaataTGTAAGATGACAGACATACTGACCATCAGTATCAATCTCAGGGAACGGCTGCAGCCTGTTTCGCATTTGATTGCTAGTCTGCACCTTGAAGACCACAGGGACCGGATGAGGCCCCAAAGAGTTCCATAACTTCAGGGGTGTCTGCTCCGCAATGTTGTTCCAGACTATGATAATCCGCCGAAGATGAGGCACTGCCTGGTAATGGTTCAGCAGTTTGAGTAAAATGTCTGTGCGGTTGTAAGTctggatgatgatggtgaacctctgctcttcctctgtgctgccttCATGGTGGCCCTGTGCAGGATTCTCCTTTTCTGATGCTGCCCGGCGTAGCACTCCCAGCGCGCCAACGCCTCCATGGTCCTCAGCAGCTGGCAGCAGGGCTGTCAAGGCTGCACCAACCAGGAGTAGCAGCAGGATTGGCCAAACCAAATAGGTTCGCCGGAGCCCCATGCAGCAGCGGGGGACCCTGCATCACAGGAGGtacacagacatgaaacatcACATTTACTGCATTCAAAATAGACTCCTCTTAGGCTACACAACGCTCATGCTATGGCACAGACAGGCATTGCTTTACACTCAAGTGCCACTTATTTCTGTGGCAAGACTTTAACTGGATTGATCTAAGGATTGCATGTCCACATGAGGTTTTCTGAGCACAACACACTGACTCTTTTAAGGAAAGTAACTAAATGGCAGCAGCCTGGtgcacattaacattaacagtgTTGCCTATGAGGTGTTGCTAACTGTGCAGGGTCAACAGCAGGAGACTGACACATCCAGTAGGTTTGTTTTTCCTATCATAGTCAGTCCCTGAATAGATTTGCTGAATTTACTCcgtaaaaaaagtcaaattaaatgTTAGCTCACCCAAAACCTCTCCCATTGCTGcataaagcattttatttttactttattcttaGGCTTGCATAATTACTTTAAATATACATAACGTCATGAATTAAGTTCACCGGGCTGACTCGTGTAAGAGCTATTTATTTGCATCCATCAACAGTTGAAATGATTTCTCTGTGTAACTCCAAACTCACCTCATTTTGTTGCACTGTAAACAAACCGCTCTCCTCTACATGGTCGCCATGATGGCTAACTCTGTCCAAAGAGCCTAAAAGCAAAGAGCTGTGACAAGCTAGCATCATCTGTAACGTAGCATGATAGGAGGTCACAGAAACGAACAGCTATATTTTGTTGGAGTCTGTAGACGGATGAAATTCGACCTTATCGAGTCTCTATGCTTGTATTTCTACATTACAGTGTCGTACACCAGTTTTTAAAAGAACCCAATTCGGCGTATTTTGTACCCCCGGGTAGCCGACGCCATCTTTGTTGGGCTAAACGTCATCCTATGACATATCTTCATCTACCCCAGAGATGCTAACGCTAATGCTAACGAATTGGAGAGCAGCGAAATGACGCTTTCATAATAATAACTTCACAGTCAGAACTTGATAGTCCGTAAAATACTGCTTATAGCGACGCTCAGGTACGTGTTATAAGTGGTGCAGGTTTAACTGTTTGTGACCAACATACTATTAACATTAAGAGCTCTGGAAAGTTGTGGGTCGCCGCAAAGTAAAGCTGATGTGTAGTGCATGGGTGAAGTTAGTTCTAAACTGGATAACGTTATCATAGACAGTCTATGAACGCGATTAACCAACTTAGAACTCACTTCACTGAGGTAGTACAGCTCTAGGATACAGATGTTCTGCaacatatttggaaaaaaattacatt
Protein-coding sequences here:
- the extl2 gene encoding exostosin-like 2 — its product is MRVPRCCMGLRRTYLVWPILLLLLVGAALTALLPAAEDHGGVGALGVLRRAASEKENPAQGHHEGSTEEEQRFTIIIQTYNRTDILLKLLNHYQAVPHLRRIIIVWNNIAEQTPLKLWNSLGPHPVPVVFKVQTSNQMRNRLQPFPEIDTDAVLMLDDDTLVSVPDISFAFSVWKQFPEQIVGFVPRKHVSTPGGVYSYGSFELQDPETTGGDRYSMVLIGAAFFHRRYLQLFQDQPQAVHALVDETQNCDDIAMNFVVALHLRKQSKPIGSINKPSGVFVKPVDLRNLEKEASSGYQGMWHRPEHLLQRSYCLNRLTQIYGSMPLCFSNLMVSQFGFPSYANHKSRG